In a genomic window of Muntiacus reevesi chromosome 1, mMunRee1.1, whole genome shotgun sequence:
- the LOC136170673 gene encoding apolipoprotein L3-like — protein sequence MSSEDPRDRSESQSFFEDVVEFLQKSVRWEHLKFLLEDKPWENFVTEAGLSREGADVLREHLIKLLTDLAREDPDRLQKYQQEKERFLKEFPQVKQELKESIKKLRELADHVDKVHRDCTISNVVASSTGIASGALGILGLVLAPFTAGLSLGLSVTGLGLGAAAAVTGVSTMVVEKVNTSSAETQASLLDAAEIISYGLYLYEVKNFGRHIRAVRVARGNPQLGATAQRYITTGRVSVQSAQQVRSHFRGTPLAMCRTARIASGVTSGLFLALHVYFLVKDVQDLQEGAKTESAENMRQKAQKLEKKLEALSWIYESLQ from the exons aGAGCCAAAGCTTTTTTGAGGATGTCGTTGAATTTCTCCAAAAGAGTGTGAGATGGGAACACCTGAAATTCCTGCTCGAAGACAAACCCTGGGAGAATTTTGTGACTGAGGCCGGTTTGTCCAG GGAAGGTGCAGATGTACTCCGTGAACATCTGATCAAGCTGCTAACAGACTTGGCCAGGGAGGACCCAGACAGGCTCCAAAAATACCAGCAGGAAAAGGAGAGGTTTCTGAAGGAGTTTCCTCAGGTAAAACAGGAGCTGAAGGAGAGCATAAAAAAGCTCCGTGAGCTCGCAGACCACGTTGACAAGGTGCACAGGGACTGCACCATCTCCAATGTGGTAGCCTCCTCCACCGGCATTGCGTCTGGTGCCCTGGGCATCCTTGGCCTGGTTCTGGCACCCTTTACAGCAGGCCTCAGCCTGGGACTCTCAGTCACTGGACTAGGGCTGGGAGCAGCAGCTGCTGTGACAGGGGTGTCCACCATGGTGGTGGAAAAGGTAAACACGTCATCAGCAGAAACCCAGGCCAGTCTCCTTGATGCAGCCGAAATAATTTCCTATGGCTTGTATCTCTACGAAGTTAAAAACTTTGGGAGGCATATTCGTGCCGTCAGGGTGGCCAGAGGCAACCCTCAATTAGGAGCCACTGCTCAGCGCTACATAACCACCGGACGAGTCTCTGTCCAAAGTGCCCAACAGGTGAGAAGTCATTTCAGAGGCACACCTCTGGCAATGTGTAGAACAGCCCGCATCGCGAGTGGAGTCACATCAGGTTTATTCTTGGCGCTGCACGTGTACTTCCTGGTGAAAGACGTACAGGACTTGCAGGAGGGGGCAAAGACAGAATCAGCTGAGAACATGAGGCAGAAAGCGCAGAAGCTGGAGAAGAAGCTGGAGGCGCTCTCCTGGATCTATGAGAGTCTGCAATAG